One part of the Dyadobacter sp. 676 genome encodes these proteins:
- a CDS encoding RagB/SusD family nutrient uptake outer membrane protein produces MKKIFIPVLLLIATSCGDDFLEKRPQGQYSPDIILTTSGIEGALVGAYALLDGIGTSGVTSWHGAVSNWIFGSVVSDDAYKGSDAGDQPEQTFLERYVWLSTNTHIYGKWRTLYDGIARANDVLKSLPKVQGLSDARKTQIMAEARFLRGHYHFEAKKMWGNISYLDEQTWDPENPESVLVPNTEDAWPKIEADFQFAAENLPIAQTEPGRPTKYAAYAYLGKCHMYQGFPKGQPNIQHLTAAKEALLQVVNSGKYKLVDRFHDNFAAETRNNAESVFEVQYTVTAADGSGGNAGDELTYMYPNGPGGCCGFFQASQNLVNAYKTDDKGLPLIKSFNDSNVKNDEGLLSSAPFEPYTGRLDARLDWTVGRRGIPYIDWGIHPGRFWIRDQSYAGPYSSKKQIVSKAESGKTGNPRLSTNNYRLMRYDHVLLWLAECEVELGNLEKAREYVNMIRKRAANPDGFVKTDDGKPAANYVVGVYNEPWKDATAARDAVRFETRLEFAMEGHRFFDLVRWGIAAQVLNAYLEKEKNLRTYLSGAKFEEKHQYYPIPQQAIVYSTKNGKATLTQNTGY; encoded by the coding sequence ATGAAAAAGATATTCATACCGGTCCTGTTGCTCATTGCTACTTCCTGCGGGGACGATTTTCTGGAAAAAAGGCCGCAGGGGCAGTATAGTCCCGACATTATTCTTACCACTTCGGGCATCGAAGGCGCACTCGTGGGCGCGTATGCGTTGCTCGACGGCATCGGCACGAGCGGCGTCACCTCGTGGCACGGCGCGGTTTCCAACTGGATATTCGGAAGCGTCGTGTCGGACGACGCCTATAAAGGTTCCGACGCCGGCGACCAGCCGGAGCAGACGTTCCTGGAACGTTACGTCTGGCTTTCGACCAACACCCATATTTACGGCAAATGGCGCACATTGTACGACGGCATTGCCCGTGCGAACGACGTCTTGAAATCATTGCCCAAAGTGCAGGGCCTTTCCGACGCCCGCAAAACACAGATCATGGCCGAGGCCCGGTTCCTGCGCGGTCATTACCATTTCGAGGCCAAGAAGATGTGGGGCAATATTTCGTACCTCGACGAGCAGACCTGGGACCCGGAAAATCCCGAAAGTGTGCTCGTGCCGAATACCGAAGACGCCTGGCCGAAGATCGAGGCGGATTTTCAGTTCGCGGCGGAAAACCTGCCGATAGCGCAAACCGAACCGGGCCGTCCGACCAAATACGCGGCTTATGCCTACCTGGGGAAATGCCACATGTACCAGGGTTTCCCGAAGGGCCAGCCCAATATCCAACACCTCACTGCCGCGAAAGAAGCGTTGTTGCAGGTCGTCAACAGTGGAAAATACAAGCTGGTGGACCGTTTCCATGACAACTTCGCCGCCGAAACCCGGAACAATGCCGAATCGGTTTTTGAAGTACAATATACCGTCACGGCGGCCGACGGTTCGGGCGGGAATGCGGGCGATGAGCTTACCTATATGTACCCGAATGGGCCGGGAGGCTGCTGTGGCTTTTTCCAGGCGTCGCAAAATCTGGTAAACGCCTACAAAACCGATGATAAGGGCCTGCCGCTGATCAAGAGTTTTAATGATTCGAATGTCAAAAACGACGAAGGCTTGCTGTCCTCCGCACCATTCGAGCCTTATACCGGCCGATTGGACGCGCGCCTCGACTGGACTGTGGGCCGCCGGGGTATTCCCTATATCGACTGGGGCATTCACCCCGGGCGGTTCTGGATCCGCGACCAGTCGTACGCGGGGCCTTATTCATCCAAAAAGCAGATCGTAAGCAAGGCGGAATCGGGCAAGACCGGTAATCCGCGCCTGAGCACCAATAACTATCGCCTGATGCGCTACGACCATGTATTATTGTGGCTCGCCGAATGCGAGGTGGAGCTTGGTAACCTCGAAAAAGCCCGGGAATATGTGAATATGATCCGCAAGCGCGCCGCGAACCCGGACGGTTTTGTGAAAACCGACGACGGAAAACCTGCGGCGAATTATGTGGTAGGGGTTTACAATGAACCCTGGAAAGACGCAACCGCCGCGCGCGATGCGGTGCGCTTCGAAACGCGCCTGGAATTTGCGATGGAAGGCCACCGGTTCTTCGACCTCGTTCGCTGGGGAATCGCGGCGCAGGTGCTGAATGCCTATCTCGAAAAAGAAAAAAATCTCCGCACCTATCTCAGCGGCGCCAAATTCGAAGAAAAGCACCAATACTATCCGATTCCCCAGCAAGCCATTGTGTACAGCACAAAAAATGGCAAAGCCACATTGACACAAAACACAGGCTATTAG
- a CDS encoding VOC family protein yields the protein MSELSTTQGITPFLWYNGQAEEAMNLYTGLFPNSRIKLLKKWGEGSHMPADQVMMGVIEINGLTLHLFDAGPMFKFTEAISFFVSCKDQQEIDYYWNSLTADGGQESQCGWLKDKFGLSWQIVPAMLNERLANGDPKRAGQMFQAVMGMKKLDIAEMERAYNQ from the coding sequence ATGAGCGAATTGTCAACCACACAAGGCATTACCCCGTTTCTCTGGTACAACGGCCAGGCAGAGGAAGCGATGAACCTTTACACCGGCCTTTTCCCGAATTCACGGATCAAATTGCTGAAAAAATGGGGCGAAGGCAGCCATATGCCAGCCGATCAGGTGATGATGGGCGTCATCGAGATCAACGGACTGACATTACATCTGTTCGACGCCGGGCCGATGTTCAAGTTCACGGAGGCGATTTCCTTTTTCGTTTCCTGCAAAGACCAGCAGGAAATCGACTATTACTGGAACTCGCTCACCGCCGACGGCGGTCAGGAAAGCCAATGCGGCTGGCTGAAAGACAAATTCGGGTTGTCGTGGCAGATCGTACCCGCGATGCTCAACGAACGGCTGGCCAATGGCGACCCGAAACGGGCGGGACAGATGTTCCAGGCGGTGATGGGCATGAAAAAGCTCGATATTGCCGAAATGGAACGCGCTTACAATCAATAA
- a CDS encoding VOC family protein, whose product MAIYPFLTFNGNCKEAMRFYQSCFGGDLHFTYLGDTPGGKQFPLEIRQLVLHASLVSEHVRLFASDLGGEEGVASGNSISLWISITTPEQLQSVFQKLAREGEITAPLSPGILKGQWATLTDRYAVQWIFSAASAS is encoded by the coding sequence ATGGCTATTTACCCCTTCCTTACATTCAACGGCAATTGCAAAGAGGCGATGCGATTTTACCAGTCGTGCTTCGGGGGCGACCTGCATTTTACGTACCTGGGCGATACGCCCGGCGGAAAGCAGTTCCCGCTGGAAATCAGGCAGCTGGTATTGCATGCAAGCCTGGTGTCGGAGCATGTCCGGCTCTTTGCGTCCGACCTGGGAGGTGAGGAAGGGGTCGCATCGGGTAACAGTATTTCGCTGTGGATCAGCATTACAACGCCCGAACAATTGCAATCGGTGTTTCAAAAACTGGCCAGGGAAGGGGAAATTACCGCCCCGCTTTCGCCCGGCATCCTCAAAGGCCAATGGGCCACGCTCACAGACCGTTACGCGGTTCAATGGATTTTTTCGGCAGCGAGTGCTTCGTGA
- a CDS encoding DUF4468 domain-containing protein: MSKSILIVVLACMTGISHAFSILPAINGKIAYTETVDCGSVSLTDIFRRARLWVSQSAPDNKTLVDDKETGDLVTQGYITVVVPRSENSAGGVYKFAYVLSVECANRKYRASLANVEYLDGNGGRPVSLEIFSQKNEHKATAAELDAKLKALLADLQTGVKDYKPF; the protein is encoded by the coding sequence ATGTCAAAATCCATTTTGATCGTCGTGCTCGCATGCATGACAGGCATCTCGCACGCTTTTTCCATCCTGCCAGCTATAAACGGTAAAATTGCCTACACCGAAACGGTCGATTGCGGCAGCGTTTCCCTGACCGATATTTTCAGACGCGCCCGCCTGTGGGTAAGCCAGTCGGCGCCGGACAATAAGACGCTCGTCGACGATAAGGAAACCGGCGACCTCGTAACGCAGGGCTACATCACGGTCGTTGTCCCGAGATCGGAAAACAGCGCAGGCGGTGTGTACAAATTTGCCTACGTGCTGTCCGTCGAATGCGCCAACCGCAAATACCGCGCATCGCTGGCCAATGTGGAATATCTGGACGGGAATGGCGGCCGCCCGGTATCTCTGGAAATTTTCAGCCAGAAAAACGAGCATAAGGCCACTGCCGCCGAGCTCGACGCCAAACTCAAAGCACTGCTGGCGGATCTTCAAACCGGCGTGAAGGATTACAAGCCGTTCTGA
- a CDS encoding DUF1553 domain-containing protein: protein MMLNSWFKYSSLVAVTGFFFMSCEKRVDLPDDVAAEMNTLVAPVDYTYDVKPILSDRCFACHGPDANHQKAGLRLDVAEVAYKKEAESGLKAIKPGKPGNSELVHRILSADPDIVMPTPESHLSLTAREKAILIRWVEEGAEYKPHWAFTKVEKPAVPRVKNEAWVRNDIDRFILKKLEDKNIRPSPEAAKTTLLRRVSLDLTGLPPTPEEVKAFVNDKSPNAYEKVVDRLLASPHYGEHMAVPWLDAARYADTHGYQDDGLRTAWPFRDWVINSFNKNQPYDQFVTWQLAGDLLPNPTRDMMVATAFNRMHQQSQEGGIIPEEYRTAYVSDRVDTFGKTFLGLTVECARCHDHKYDPISHKDYYSLYAFFNNNDENGQIPYNGEASPAITLPTPEAEAKLKYIHDNLAKERSAMTANAASYERSFQQWLTTARMAPEKALLPEKTDLLGHFTFDEPAGKEFANLANPKHKATAEGDDSLSNMASRNGRIGKARYIFGENAVSFGDNFAFFERNQPFSISIWLNLHDPAVSGSLVHKSNGVMNGYRGWNVFREKDGRIRLTISHVWPENAIEIQTVDKFPMNKWTQLGFTYDGMSRAAGLKLYVNGQQAKVTVHNDHLTESILYGKNKTNWYVDRLNIGRLSDQRTKNFEVDEFRIYTRAISPLEMQGLFTLKNELLAALKTPAAQLKPAQLASLRDYYLTNIDAGYKKQIAASLALIGEETEIMDKQIDVMVMKERKYPRKTFILNRGAYDAPGKPVTMDTPDAFFKIPKEYPRNRLGLAKWLLDKDHPLFTRVTVNRFWMMYFGKGIVISSDDYGNQGELPTHPELLDYLAARFRESGWNVKAMQKLIVTSATYRQSSRIDPDNKDLDPDNRLYARGPSYRMSAEQIRDNALASSGLLTRRIGGKSAYPYQPAGLWEALATRNEVTYKQQHGDSLYRRSLYTIWKRSSPPPMMLNFDAAERHFCITKRQKTSTPLQALVVMNDPQFVEASRVLAQHMLKNGRTIDEQIDYAFTALTSRLPDPKEKMVLKELYDEELKDFSHNPKRMKSILAVGEYPVDKALNPAQLAAGTIVASTVMNFDEFLIKR, encoded by the coding sequence ATGATGTTGAATTCGTGGTTTAAATATTCTTCGCTGGTCGCTGTCACCGGGTTCTTTTTCATGTCGTGTGAAAAAAGGGTCGATTTGCCGGACGACGTAGCCGCCGAAATGAACACGCTGGTGGCGCCTGTCGACTATACTTACGATGTGAAACCGATCCTTTCCGACCGTTGTTTCGCCTGTCACGGGCCCGATGCCAATCACCAGAAGGCGGGTTTGCGCCTCGACGTGGCCGAAGTGGCTTATAAAAAGGAAGCGGAAAGCGGTTTGAAGGCCATTAAGCCAGGCAAACCCGGCAATAGCGAGCTGGTGCACCGGATTCTCTCCGCCGATCCGGATATCGTCATGCCAACGCCGGAGTCGCATTTGTCGCTTACGGCACGCGAGAAGGCTATTCTAATCCGCTGGGTGGAAGAAGGGGCCGAGTACAAACCGCATTGGGCATTTACCAAAGTGGAAAAACCCGCAGTGCCCAGGGTTAAGAACGAGGCGTGGGTACGTAACGACATCGACCGGTTTATTCTTAAAAAACTGGAAGACAAGAATATCAGGCCTTCACCGGAAGCCGCTAAAACTACCTTGTTGCGTCGCGTTTCGTTGGACCTGACCGGCTTGCCGCCGACACCGGAAGAAGTGAAAGCCTTTGTGAACGATAAATCGCCGAATGCCTACGAAAAGGTTGTCGATCGCTTGCTGGCGTCGCCGCATTACGGAGAGCATATGGCAGTGCCCTGGCTGGACGCCGCGCGCTACGCGGATACGCACGGGTACCAGGACGACGGCCTGCGCACCGCCTGGCCGTTCCGCGACTGGGTGATCAATTCGTTCAATAAAAATCAGCCTTACGACCAGTTTGTAACCTGGCAACTGGCGGGCGACTTGTTACCCAACCCCACGCGCGACATGATGGTAGCAACCGCATTCAACCGTATGCACCAGCAGAGCCAGGAAGGAGGCATTATTCCCGAAGAATATCGCACCGCCTACGTTTCGGACCGCGTAGATACATTTGGCAAAACATTCCTCGGCCTGACGGTCGAATGTGCCCGCTGCCACGACCACAAGTACGACCCGATCAGCCATAAGGATTACTATTCATTGTACGCATTTTTTAACAACAATGACGAAAACGGCCAGATCCCGTACAATGGCGAGGCGAGCCCGGCTATCACGCTGCCGACGCCGGAGGCCGAAGCGAAATTGAAATACATTCACGACAATCTGGCAAAAGAGCGATCGGCCATGACGGCCAATGCGGCCAGTTACGAACGCAGTTTCCAGCAATGGCTGACAACTGCCCGGATGGCGCCGGAAAAGGCATTACTTCCCGAGAAAACCGATTTGCTGGGCCATTTTACGTTTGACGAACCGGCCGGAAAGGAGTTTGCGAATCTCGCCAATCCGAAACATAAAGCGACTGCCGAAGGAGACGATAGCCTGTCGAATATGGCTTCCCGCAACGGCCGTATCGGCAAGGCGCGGTATATTTTCGGGGAGAATGCCGTGAGTTTCGGGGACAACTTCGCATTCTTCGAGCGTAACCAGCCTTTCAGCATCAGTATCTGGCTTAATCTGCACGATCCGGCGGTGAGCGGTTCGCTGGTGCATAAGTCGAACGGGGTAATGAACGGCTATCGCGGATGGAATGTGTTCCGGGAAAAGGATGGTCGCATCCGGTTGACGATCAGCCATGTGTGGCCGGAGAACGCCATTGAAATACAAACCGTCGACAAGTTCCCGATGAACAAATGGACGCAGCTGGGCTTCACCTATGACGGTATGAGCAGGGCAGCGGGGCTTAAACTTTATGTTAACGGCCAGCAGGCGAAGGTTACCGTGCATAACGACCACCTGACGGAAAGTATATTGTATGGAAAGAATAAAACCAACTGGTACGTCGACCGGCTGAATATCGGGCGGCTGTCGGACCAGCGGACTAAGAATTTCGAGGTCGACGAATTCCGTATTTACACCCGTGCGATCAGTCCGCTAGAAATGCAGGGGCTTTTCACATTGAAAAACGAACTGCTGGCCGCATTGAAAACGCCCGCGGCGCAGTTAAAGCCCGCACAGCTCGCTTCATTGAGGGATTATTATCTCACCAACATCGATGCCGGCTACAAAAAGCAGATTGCCGCAAGTCTGGCGTTGATCGGAGAGGAGACGGAAATCATGGACAAGCAGATAGACGTGATGGTCATGAAGGAGCGCAAATATCCCCGCAAGACCTTCATCCTCAACCGGGGAGCCTATGATGCACCGGGCAAGCCGGTCACGATGGATACACCGGATGCATTCTTCAAGATACCGAAAGAATACCCCCGCAACCGCCTTGGACTGGCTAAATGGTTGCTCGATAAGGACCATCCGCTGTTTACCCGCGTGACCGTGAACCGCTTCTGGATGATGTATTTTGGTAAAGGGATTGTCATTTCGAGCGACGATTATGGTAACCAGGGCGAATTGCCGACGCACCCCGAACTGCTGGATTACCTTGCGGCGCGTTTCCGGGAATCGGGCTGGAATGTGAAAGCGATGCAAAAGCTGATCGTAACGTCGGCCACTTACCGCCAATCGTCCAGGATCGATCCGGACAACAAAGATCTGGACCCTGACAACCGGTTATACGCGCGAGGCCCAAGCTACCGCATGAGTGCGGAGCAGATTCGTGACAATGCATTGGCATCCAGTGGCTTGCTCACACGCAGGATCGGGGGCAAGAGCGCCTACCCGTACCAGCCTGCGGGGCTATGGGAAGCGCTGGCGACGCGTAACGAGGTGACTTACAAGCAGCAGCACGGCGATTCACTTTACCGGCGGAGCCTCTACACAATCTGGAAACGCAGTTCGCCGCCGCCGATGATGCTCAACTTCGACGCCGCCGAACGGCATTTCTGCATCACGAAAAGGCAGAAAACCAGCACGCCGTTGCAGGCGTTGGTAGTGATGAACGACCCGCAATTCGTGGAAGCGTCGCGCGTGCTGGCACAGCATATGCTGAAAAACGGCCGGACCATCGACGAGCAGATCGACTACGCGTTCACCGCATTGACGAGCCGCCTGCCCGATCCGAAGGAAAAAATGGTGCTGAAAGAGTTGTACGACGAAGAATTGAAGGATTTCAGCCACAATCCGAAACGAATGAAGTCGATTCTGGCAGTCGGCGAATATCCTGTCGACAAAGCCCTCAACCCGGCGCAGTTAGCCGCCGGCACCATCGTGGCCAGCACGGTGATGAATTTCGACGAATTTTTGATCAAGCGATAA
- a CDS encoding helix-turn-helix domain-containing protein: MKHISVYVPQCSYIEAVSPAYRLFNTANDFLKASGKDPKFKVEFVGLNHDIKAQDGEYTIRIDKLLNEVTQTDLVIIPALCGNLRESVERDRPAIPWMLEMRGKGSEIASLCLGAFLLGATGLLDGKKCSTHWAYYDEFKEIYPQVEVVDGTIITDEGKIYSSGGANSIWNLLIYILEKYTSRDIAILAAKYFAIDIDRDNQRAFTIFKGQKNHNDDGILAAQDYIEKNYTEKLTIVELADIASVSRRSFERRFKNATNNTINEYVRRVRVEAAKRSFEVSRKNVTEVMYDVGYTDTKAFRDVFKKVTGLTPIEYRNKYSKEN, translated from the coding sequence ATGAAACATATTTCGGTATACGTCCCCCAATGCTCCTACATCGAAGCGGTTTCCCCTGCCTACCGGCTTTTCAACACGGCCAACGACTTTCTGAAAGCGTCGGGGAAAGATCCGAAATTCAAAGTTGAATTCGTGGGCCTCAACCACGATATCAAGGCGCAGGACGGCGAATACACGATCCGCATCGATAAGCTGCTCAATGAAGTCACCCAAACCGACCTCGTCATAATCCCCGCTTTGTGCGGCAATCTCCGCGAATCGGTCGAGCGCGACCGGCCGGCCATTCCGTGGATGCTCGAAATGCGCGGGAAAGGTTCCGAAATCGCTTCCCTTTGCCTCGGCGCATTCCTGTTGGGCGCAACAGGTTTGCTGGACGGTAAAAAATGTTCGACACATTGGGCTTACTACGACGAGTTCAAGGAAATTTATCCGCAGGTCGAGGTGGTAGACGGCACCATTATCACGGATGAAGGGAAAATCTATTCCAGCGGCGGCGCCAATTCGATCTGGAACCTGCTGATTTATATTCTCGAAAAATACACCAGCCGCGACATCGCGATCCTGGCCGCTAAATATTTCGCCATAGACATCGACCGCGATAATCAGCGCGCATTCACGATTTTCAAAGGCCAGAAAAACCACAACGACGACGGCATCCTCGCCGCGCAGGATTACATCGAAAAGAACTACACCGAAAAGCTGACGATCGTGGAACTTGCCGATATTGCAAGCGTGAGCCGGAGGAGTTTCGAACGGCGTTTCAAGAATGCAACCAACAACACGATCAACGAATACGTGCGCCGAGTGCGCGTGGAAGCCGCCAAACGAAGCTTCGAAGTGTCGCGAAAGAACGTAACCGAGGTAATGTACGACGTGGGTTATACCGATACCAAGGCATTCAGGGACGTTTTTAAAAAAGTCACGGGCCTTACGCCCATCGAATACCGGAACAAGTATAGCAAAGAGAACTAG
- a CDS encoding DUF3592 domain-containing protein encodes METSKEVPGFALFILLFFTIGAVFAIISYTIYRNNRNLVENGIETKGVVIDLHRLKPREYPLAPSIRYIKKDGTWHVFHSSEARNPPAYQVGEEVTLYYDPNDPDNVHLQGNYLFVYVFAGMAAMFWLFSIWNISSAVKAVFQWLAG; translated from the coding sequence ATGGAAACGAGTAAGGAAGTACCGGGCTTCGCGCTGTTCATTCTTTTGTTTTTCACAATCGGGGCAGTGTTTGCGATCATTTCGTATACTATTTACCGTAACAACCGTAACCTGGTTGAAAATGGCATCGAAACCAAAGGCGTCGTAATCGACCTGCATCGTCTGAAGCCGCGCGAATATCCGCTGGCGCCTTCGATCCGTTATATAAAAAAGGACGGCACGTGGCATGTCTTTCACAGTTCGGAAGCCCGTAACCCGCCCGCCTACCAGGTCGGCGAAGAAGTGACACTTTATTATGATCCCAATGACCCCGACAATGTGCACCTGCAAGGCAATTACCTGTTTGTTTATGTCTTTGCCGGAATGGCCGCCATGTTCTGGCTGTTTTCGATATGGAACATCAGTTCGGCGGTAAAAGCGGTGTTTCAATGGCTCGCTGGTTGA
- a CDS encoding DUF1501 domain-containing protein → MSLYRELENHVHEQLSRRNFLSKTSLGLGAAAMASLLNADNSLAKKAGEKIPEAAGLPVGHPHFAPKAKRVIYLFQSGAPSQLELFDYKPKLEEMWGKDLPESVRKGQRLTGMTAGQSSFPLAASKYKFQRYGDNDMMISELMPYTSGIVNDVTFIRSMFTEAINHDPAVTFFQTGSQQGGRPSWGSWVSYGLGSDNQNMPAFVVLLSKGRSGDQPLYAKLWSNGFLPSIHQGVVFRSGPDPVFYLNNPEGIDRTSRRRMLNSLAKLQQGQFEKLLDPEINYRMAQYEMAYRMQTAVPETMDISKEPDYIFDMYGEDSRKPGTFAANCVLARKLIEKDVKFVQLYHQGWDQHGNLPNDIKIMAKSVDQASAALINDLKQRGLLDETLVVWGGEFGRGAYSQGKLTRDNYGRDHHPRSFTIWMAGAGVKKGFVYGQTDDFGYNIIKDPVHVHDFQATVMYLMGIDHEQLVFKHQGRRYRLTDVHGKVVKPLLA, encoded by the coding sequence ATGAGCCTATACAGAGAACTTGAAAACCACGTTCACGAGCAATTGAGCAGGCGTAATTTCCTCTCGAAAACGAGCCTTGGACTAGGTGCGGCAGCGATGGCGTCGCTTTTGAATGCAGACAATTCGCTGGCCAAAAAAGCAGGGGAGAAAATCCCCGAGGCCGCCGGGTTGCCGGTCGGCCACCCGCATTTCGCCCCGAAAGCCAAACGGGTAATCTATTTGTTTCAAAGTGGCGCCCCGTCGCAACTGGAACTGTTCGACTACAAGCCCAAACTGGAAGAAATGTGGGGCAAGGACCTGCCCGAGTCGGTGCGGAAAGGCCAGCGCCTTACCGGCATGACGGCCGGGCAAAGCAGCTTTCCGCTGGCCGCTTCGAAATACAAATTCCAGCGGTATGGGGATAATGATATGATGATCAGTGAGTTGATGCCGTACACATCAGGCATCGTGAACGACGTCACATTTATTCGCTCCATGTTTACGGAGGCCATCAACCACGATCCGGCCGTTACGTTTTTCCAAACGGGCAGCCAGCAGGGTGGCCGGCCTTCCTGGGGCTCGTGGGTAAGCTACGGGCTCGGCTCGGACAACCAGAATATGCCGGCGTTCGTGGTACTGCTTTCCAAAGGCCGCAGCGGCGACCAGCCTCTGTACGCCAAACTCTGGAGTAATGGTTTTTTGCCGTCCATCCATCAGGGGGTGGTATTCCGCTCCGGCCCCGACCCGGTTTTTTACCTCAACAACCCCGAAGGGATCGACCGCACAAGCCGCCGCAGAATGCTTAATTCATTGGCCAAATTGCAACAGGGGCAATTCGAAAAGCTGCTCGACCCGGAGATCAATTACCGGATGGCGCAATATGAAATGGCGTACCGCATGCAAACCGCCGTGCCGGAGACGATGGATATTTCCAAAGAACCGGACTATATTTTCGATATGTATGGTGAAGATTCGCGCAAGCCCGGCACATTTGCGGCCAACTGCGTGCTGGCGCGCAAACTGATCGAAAAGGACGTGAAATTCGTGCAGTTGTACCACCAGGGCTGGGACCAGCACGGTAACCTGCCCAACGATATCAAGATTATGGCCAAAAGCGTCGATCAGGCATCGGCCGCATTGATCAATGATCTGAAACAACGCGGGCTATTGGATGAAACGCTGGTAGTTTGGGGCGGCGAATTCGGTCGGGGCGCGTATTCGCAAGGTAAACTCACGCGTGACAACTACGGCCGTGACCATCACCCGAGAAGTTTCACGATCTGGATGGCCGGTGCCGGTGTCAAAAAAGGATTCGTGTACGGGCAGACCGACGATTTTGGTTATAATATCATCAAAGACCCGGTGCATGTGCATGATTTTCAGGCTACCGTGATGTATTTGATGGGCATCGACCACGAGCAGCTCGTATTTAAGCATCAGGGGCGGCGATACCGCCTCACGGACGTGCACGGCAAGGTTGTGAAGCCGCTTTTGGCTTGA